The Aspergillus nidulans FGSC A4 chromosome VIII genome contains the following window.
AGCACGCTCATACGCTTCTCTCGCCTGGTCGACCATGCCCTGCACATCGAAATCCCAAATCAccctgctcctcctctcccatTCAGCCTTACACTTTACCCCGTCACCCCCAATGTCTTCATACCGCCATTCGTAGAGATCTCCCATCTCCCTTGAGCTCTTCACAAGCCACTGGCTACGCTCAATCCTCACATCGCTGTAAGTCTTCAGGGCAAGCTCAATATTagacttcttctccttgaacgCGGAGCCGTTCTGGACCTTCTCAAGCAACTCAGCGAGAACAAGCGCGTCCTCAACGCCCATACAGGCCCCAGCCCCGTGGAACGGACTGGACGCGTGCGCGGCATCACCGGCCAGCGCCACCCGGCCAGCGGCATAGTAAGGAAGCGGGTGGTCCGCCTGATCGAAGATGGCGTACTTGCTTAGCTGTTCCGGGAAGAGGCTGGCAAGTTCCTTGATATGCGGGCCCCAGTTCTCGACCGCCGAGAgtatctcctccttcgagcTGGGCACTGTCATGGTGTGGCCGTGAGTCCACTCGTTCGAGTCGTgcgtgaagaggaaaacatTATAGATCTGGGCGTTGTTTACCTAGGCACAATCAGCGCCTTCTTGCAGAATAGATGCGGCATGCTAGGCCTGGAGGTAAGGTAGGGTACCGGAAAAGAGACAATGTGCGCGTCCGGCCCGCAATGTGCGATCTGGACATGCGCCTTTTCGGTCCCCAGCGCATCAATTGCTGCTGGCATAGGCACGAGAGCGCGGTAGACAGCTTTGCGAGAGTACCTGGCGTTTGCAGCAGGGTGTTCTGCGCCGAGGAGGACTCTGCGGGCCGTGGAGTGGACGCCATCGCATGCGATCACTTCACCCACCGCATTAGCATTATGAAACGTCCAATACCCAGCTCAGGGAAGAAAACCAACCAATAtctgcctcctccacctccccgtCCTCGAACCTCAGCACCACTTTCTGGTCCCCACCATCCTCATATGCCACCAGCCTCTTGCCAAACCTCACAACCCTCTCGGGCAGCAACCGCGCCATCTCCGCATGAAAAACACCCCTCAAGCAAGCCCAGTACGCcatattcttctcctcgatcTCAAACAGCACGCTCTTCTCTGGATCCTGTGCCTCCTCTTTGCTTTTCGGGTGGAATCCGTCCCAGTACCGCACTTTATCATGCGGATTGCGCTGCGCAACTTTGGAGAGAGCGGATAGAATTGCGGGATCAAGGCGCTGCATGCACTCGCGGGCGATTCCGGTGAAGGCAAATGCGGCCCCAATGTCGGGCCAAGCTGAGGCGCGCTCGTAGATTGTCACCTTGCCGATGTTGCGGTGGAGAAGCCCCAGGGCTGTCATAAGGCCGATGATGCCGCCGCCTatgatggcgatggagaggggttcctgttcctgctcgtGGTCTGCCATCCTGTTTAGAGTGGCCAGAAGGTGTGTGTGTTATCTGCAGGATGCCGGTACCAGTAGGGCTGTATGTAAATACGGCTGCAGTAGTTTCAAGTTCTGCTTCGATCAAGCGTTAGACCTAGGATTGAGCGCGGCTCTGGCAATGGCGGCTTTTCTCATGGTATAGCATGGCATAGCCTGAGGATATAGGTACTCCATACCGAGGTACGAGTACATCTATACTAAGAATAGTGACTCCCAGCTTGCCTATCCCCTGCTTATCCCGGAGTTTGCATCTCCGCCAGGAAGCACGCGGACTGAGGCGGAGTAATTAACAGAAGGCATGGCAATGCTTACTGCGTGGGGCTTAAaacctgacctgacctggCCTGGCCTGGCCTGATCTGATGTGAAACTGGTTCTCCTTCTCTATCTCCCTCTGTCAGATTGATCGTCAAAACCTAACCCTAAGTCAAATTTAAACGCCACGCACCGGATACTCTCAACTCTGAATACGGCCTTGATCAGCCAATCACAGAAGATTGCGAGCTGACAGTTCGTATTGATTACTTTAAAGCCTGGCATAGACGATCTGCCATTGATTTGCAATTCTCCGGCCCAGTTGCATAATGCCGGCGCTCGATATCGCCTCGGCCCCGGCCGCAGTctatcaacagcaactccatCTCCCACGCATCCTCTGCCTCCACGGTGGCGGCACCAACGCCCGAATTTTTACCGCGCAATGCCGCGCTCTGCGAAGACAGCTGACAGACAGCTATCGTCTCGTTTTTGCCGACGCGCCATTTCTCTCGTCCGCCGGGCCGGATGTGACGTCTGTCTATGGCGAATGGGGCCCGTTTAGGAGCTGggttcctgttcctgcggGCGTGGATATCAGTGCATGGGCCGCTGCCGGTGCCGCTAGTAGGATCGATATCGACGTGGAGGCGATCGATGAGTGCATCGCAGCTGCCATAGCGCAGGATGACCGGGCCGGCGCGACAGGGGATTGGGTCGGCCTGCTGGGGTTCAGTCAGGGGGCGAGGGTCGCTGCCAGTCTGTTGTACCggcagcagaaacagcagcGCATGGGTCTGACCAGTTGGAGTAGGGGTAGGGATCGCAAGCGAGGTGCGACCTCTAGCACCAATTATCGCTTCGCTGTCTTATTTGCCGGCCGCGGACCGCTCCTGGACCTAGGCTTTGGGTCTGGCTCTTTAGCCGGCTCGAGtgctgcttcttcgtctgcgTCTGCGTCTGTATCTGGATCTGAATCTGcgggtgaagaggaagaggacgggCACCTCTTAAGCATCCCAACCATACACGTCCACGGGCTGCGAGATCCAGGCCTCGAGATGCACCGGGATCTAGTCCGGTCTTGCCGGCCCTCGTCTGTGAGGATTGTCGAGTGGGAAGGCGCCCACCGGATGCCAATAACGACGAAAGATGTGGGAGCGGTAGTAGCGGAGCTTCGACACTTGGCGATAAGCCGGAAATATGAAAGCTTGAGATGTTGAATTCAGCCTATTGAGATTACAGCCACGGAAGTAATCCTGTAAGGATCAGGATGCAACTCCATGCAAGGCGCTAAGGATCAGGATCCTTTTCTTCAGGATTGTGGCAACGGCGCCAGCGGCCAGCGGGCGCTATCGCGTCGGTGGTGATGGCGTTATTTGGATTTCGGAGGATAGAATCCGGTCAGCCTAATCAAGCCAACTCCGTCGGACTTCGGCGGGACTGTCCGGTCAGTTAGagctagagaaggaaggaggTAGAGTCCCAGATAGACAAAAGACTTGGCTGCTATATATCTTATTATTCAATCCTCAATCCCGCTAGCTGTCAATAGAATGATCCTCAGCCGCACTTGAAGTCTTGTCTACATCCCGAATCCAGGCGCAATGGCTGAGACGGATTCCTCCCACACCCGTGGGCCCGTAGACTCAATCCAGAAGAACGACGCCTCAAGCGACGATGCCGAGGCAGAGACCAAGATCCAGTATCCCTCGGGCTGGAGGGTCACGATGATCCTGACTTCGGTGACATTGGCgtactttcttttctttcttgacCTAGCCGTGCTGTCGACCGCGACTCCTGCCATTACCTCGCAGTTTGACTCGTTAGTCGATGTTGGATGGTGCGTTATGTCCCCTACTGCGCTCTTCCCTAGGTACATATGTGCTGGATGCTAAAACCCACCTTGCCGGCAGGTATGGAGGCGCCTACCAGCTTGGAAGCGCAGCGTTCCAGCCCCTGACGGGCAAAATCTACAGCCAGTTCTCGATCAAGGTAGTTCTCCCTCAACCATTTGACGCAGTTGGAGGCTTGGGTGCTCATGAATAGCAGTGGAcattccttgtcttcttcattgtctttGAACTCGGCTCTGTCCTGTGCGCCGCAGCACGCAACTCGCCCATGTTCATCGTTGGTCGGGTCATTGCAGGCGTAGGGTCGGCCGGCATGTCCAACGGCGCCGTAACCACAATCTCCGCGGTCCTGCCAACGCAGAAACAGGCGCTCTTCATGGGCCTGAACATGGGTATGGGCCAGCTCGGTCTTGCGACGGGACCGATTATCGGAGGCGCGTTCACAACGAACGTTTCGTG
Protein-coding sequences here:
- a CDS encoding protein afoD (transcript_id=CADANIAT00001614) translates to MADHEQEQEPLSIAIIGGGIIGLMTALGLLHRNIGKVTIYERASAWPDIGAAFAFTGIARECMQRLDPAILSALSKVAQRNPHDKVRYWDGFHPKSKEEAQDPEKSVLFEIEEKNMAYWACLRGVFHAEMARLLPERVVRFGKRLVAYEDGGDQKVVLRFEDGEVEEADIVIACDGVHSTARRVLLGAEHPAANARYSRKAVYRALVPMPAAIDALGTEKAHVQIAHCGPDAHIVSFPVNNAQIYNVFLFTHDSNEWTHGHTMTVPSSKEEILSAVENWGPHIKELASLFPEQLSKYAIFDQADHPLPYYAAGRVALAGDAAHASSPFHGAGACMGVEDALVLAELLEKVQNGSAFKEKKSNIELALKTYSDVRIERSQWLVKSSREMGDLYEWRYEDIGGDGVKCKAEWERRSRVIWDFDVQGMVDQAREAYERAVVKV
- a CDS encoding protein afoC (transcript_id=CADANIAT00001615); translated protein: MPALDIASAPAAVYQQQLHLPRILCLHGGGTNARIFTAQCRALRRQLTDSYRLVFADAPFLSSAGPDVTSVYGEWGPFRSWVPVPAGVDISAWAAAGAASRIDIDVEAIDECIAAAIAQDDRAGATGDWVGLLGFSQGARVAASLLYRQQKQQRMGLTSWSRGRDRKRGATSSTNYRFAVLFAGRGPLLDLGFGSGSLAGSSAASSSASASVSGSESAGEEEEDGHLLSIPTIHVHGLRDPGLEMHRDLVRSCRPSSVRIVEWEGAHRMPITTKDVGAVVAELRHLAISRKYESLRC